In Helianthus annuus cultivar XRQ/B chromosome 3, HanXRQr2.0-SUNRISE, whole genome shotgun sequence, a single window of DNA contains:
- the LOC110931398 gene encoding uncharacterized protein LOC110931398: MGSPSSSSIANYYFREFLADDGESTDEEVEQEAVTSAGQIEVRYVKHCRHPEREVKTRDYFEQDRRAADDRLMKDYFDEAPTFPNPEVFRRRFRMCKRLFLRILDDLESNYNYFKQKADAKGTLGFTGIQKCTSALRVLAYRNTTDINDEHYRFVRCALSENAHMGRPSKDLRGTFG; encoded by the exons atgggTTCCCCTAGTTCCTCGTCCATCGCAAATTATTACTTTAGAGAGTTTTTAGCGGATGACGGTGAATCCACCGATGAGGAGGtcgagcaagaggcggttacgagtgcTGGTCAAATAGAGGTGAGATATGTGAAGCATTGTCGCCACCCCGAACGTGAAGTTAAAACAAGAGATTATTTTGAACAAGACCGACGCGCGGCAGACGATCGGTTGATGAAAGATTATTTCGATGAGGCGCCAACATTTCCGAACCCAGAAGTTTTTAGGCGTCGTTTCCGAATGTGTAAGCGTTTGTTTCTACGCATCCTCGACGACTTGGAAAGCAACTAcaattattttaaacaaaaagcggATGCGAAAGGGACACTTGGATTCACCGGTATTCAAAAGTGTACGTCTGCGCTACGAGTCCTTGCTTACAGAAACACGACTGACATCAATGACGA GCATTATAGATTTGTACGGTGCGCGTTATCTGAGAACGCCCACATGGGAAGACCTTCAAAAGATTTACGAGGTACATTCGGCTGA